The window TACCCCTGTTGGTCATTAAACACAACCAGGAAACataatcacatcacaaaacacaacTTGCCACTCTTTATGTTAGAATGGACAACCGGCAGAAGGTCTCAGTGTCTCGAAGTCTAACCTAAATATTAATGAAAGTTGGTACTAATCAATATACAGTGGAAGCTAAAAGATAAGGAAATGAATATGCACATGCATGACAAATAAATTTTGGCATGGAAGCAAATGATACTTATACATTTTGGTGGAAAACGAGACCACATTACTCTTTTGGTTTCTGGTTTTGTGAATGCTTGGTTCATCATAAAATTGGACCACCGCACATATCCAGTTTCCAAGATCTTTCATGGAAGTCAGAAAGACAAAATATCCATGAACTTTCATTTACAGAGATCTTCTCTAAGGAATGACAACATGAACAAATAGGGGTTCAGGAATCAAGTTATCAGTTTCATATAAGGAGTTAGCATTTAGCAACAAGCACACCACAGAAAACAACCAACATCATCTTAGGAAAAGAACACTGAAACAGGAAGTACTAAGAGCTTACACGCAGGGTGATCACTTTGTTGCACAATACACTGTAACCAACTTCCATAGCCCTTTTCTGTtcatatgaatctgaaattatttggcatCTCCCCTTTGCAAGCTGTTGCATAGTCTTCAGCGAGGTGTGGTGCGGCTTCCCTGTGAGGGCATATGAGCTTCTCCACAAATACCTTCTCAGTCATCTTGACCGCAGAATATAAGCTCAAGTCACGATCTAGCAGTCCATTTTGCTTGAGAAACTTGATAACATAGTACCGGGGTCTGAGTCGGCCCTCCATGCTATAAGAAATTATTTCCGGTCGATGAGCAATGTACACGGGTTCCACCCCCACCTTATAGAACAGGAACTCGGACCTGCGCTTCAGAGATTCCTTTGACTTCTCCAGCAGAATCGGATACTTGCGCACAGCAATGCTCACTTCGGCATCAGACCACCTGAACGTACTCTTCAAGTAGTTCACTTTGGCGGCAATCTTCTCCTCGTTGAGAAACGCGACAGCCCGTAGCGCTTGCCTGAACATTCCAGTGCCACGAGGAACACCCAATCTTTCAGCACATGCCACCATTGCCCGGACGCGCTCCGGGTTGGTGGCGAGCATCCTCGGTACAGGGATACACAGCTTGGCAATATGACAATCATCTAGCCCGCACTCCTTAAGAAACACAACATTGGGCTTGACAACCTTGTCGAGGTCCGACGACAGAAGGCGGGGTGAGTGCTTGAGCAGCCGGAGGAAGTTGTGGAAGGAGCCCAAGAGGGGCAGGTAGTAGTGCAGCTTGGGGACTATGGATCTACAGCGGAAGTAGGCGTGGGCGAGCGAGACGAGGCGGGCGATGTCGGAACGCGACAGGCCGAGGCCGGTGAGCCCATCGACCACCGGAGCCAGGGTTTTGTCCACTTTGGCGCATAGGAGCTGCGGGTccttggcgacggcggcggagaCGTCGGGGCCGGAGAgaccgaggccggcgaggaaggcgaggaCGGCGTCGGGGTTGGCGGGGGATTTGAGGTGGGAGAGCTTGGTGGAGGCCTTGAGGGCTTGTGGCCTGGCGAGGCCGCAGGTGTCGACGAGGTACTCCTCCACGGCGAAGCTGCTAGGGTTCGGGGAAACGGGGGCGGAGAGCAGGCGGCTGAGTGGGAAGAATGCAGCTTTGGAGGGAGAGGAGAGGATATGGGAAAGGATGGACTCTCGGAGCCGGAGCATGgcgcaggcggcggtggcggcggcgccggcggcgacaGAGATTCTTTTTTGGGTGTGTGGATTGGAACTGCGTACTCGTCACTGTGACTGTGAGGAAGGAGCAAGTCTGGTGCGTGGGCTCTATTGGACCGTGGGTTTTGATGGGCCTACCTTTGTGTTAACACTGTTCTAACAAAAAACTATGATGTTTAATGGGCCTACCTTTGTGCTTTGGCCAGTTGGCCCTCATGTCTTGCTTTTTTGTGAGTCGAATGTTTAGACAAAAAATTTCTCCCTCATCATGGGAATAATGATATTCCACATTCACTTTTGTTGTATTGTGTTCGGTCCAGTTTAGTTAGCATGAGGTTTTCTTTTTCCctacttttgttttgtttttcattcatttttatttattttctcatatTTCTTTAACTATTTAACTGTTTATCCATCTTTTTTGTTTTCACTTTCCTAGTTACCattttattattttcctatttttggtccatttttttatatatttaCTTTTGTGCAATAAATTTGTTTttcagttttatttattttctcttatttctttaactactccctccgttcctaaatgtaagtctttgtagagattccactaggtggactagatacggaacaaaatgaatgaatccacacttaaaatgcatctatatacatccgtatgtagttcatagtagaatctctacaaagacttatatttaggaacggaggaagtacttaaCTGTTTATCCATCTCTTTTCTTTTCACTTTCCTAGTTACCCTtttattattttcctaattttggtcCATCTTTCTATGTAATTACTTTTGTGCAATATGTTTTTTTtcaattttatttattttctcgtaTTTCTTTAACTACTTAACAGTTTATCCATCTTTTTTGTTTTCACTTTCCTAGTTATCATTTTATTATTTCCCCTATTTTTGGTCCATTTTCTATATATTTACTTTTGTgcaatattttttattgcattttttAAAGAGTGCGGTATGGGAAGCCCCTAAAACGATTTCTGTTTTTTGAAACAATAAGAAATCAAATTCACATTCGTGAGGACTTCAAACCAGCTGGATCTTTTTCTTTGACACTACTTATAAAAGTGGAGATTTTTTTCCACTAACAGGTACTTTGTTCCAAATAGTAATATTTCTATTATTTTGGAAAAATATAGGTTTCATAATATATTTTTTGCTCTTTTCCCGATGCACTATTTTTTTGAAGTacaataaaaaatatatttgatatacatggacAAATTTTATACATAATTTTATTGAACATAAACGAATATACATAAATGATCATTTTTGTGTACACTAAGAAATATGTCAAGAAAGAAGCTTCTACACCCAGGACACTTCTACAAGTCAAAACAAGTTTCACAAGTCAAAACATTTGTTGGGAAGAATATTTGTTCAACACTCTATTATAATTTTGAATTTTTCTTGTATAGGAGTATCATTTTTTAAATAAACATGGCAAAACCTATATTTTATTATGTACtcactctgtcccataatataagatcatttTGCACATCTGTTCAATGCTAGATACATATGTTTGAGCGACAAATAATATGGATAGTGTTATGACCGGACAGGTCTATACCAGGAAGAGGCCCACCGGgcattagtattaggggcttgtcccgcaagttatcttaggcaagttataTTAGGCAAGTTAtattaggcaagttatcttaggctaaagttataaatactagttgtaagacaccgtttgagatcaagcaataaagatattataatcttctgttgcccggctccccaaggagccggaaccctagccgcctctcccaaccctagccgcaagttatcttaggcaagttataTTAGGCAAGTTATATTAGGCAAGtatcttaggctaaagttataaatactagttgtaagacaCCCTTTGAGATCAAGCAATAAAGATATTATAATCTTCTGTTGCTCGGCTCCCCAAggagccgaaaccctagccgcctctcccaaccctagccgcgacggcgcccgACCGACTAGCCGCGACGGCGAGCGGCTGGTGGCCCTGCTGGATACTGGCTCCACCCATAATTTCCTACCCGCGGCAACCATGCGTCGGCTAGCACTGCCGACCACGAGTAGGGAGCGCCTGCGGATCACGGTGGCAAACGGTGATCACCTCCAGTGTCATGGGCTCGCCCGCGACGTTCCCATCTCCATCTGTGGCGAGCCCTTCTCCATTACCTGTGCAGGGATCGACCTcggctgcttcgacttcatcctcgggGTGGACTTCCTCCGGACCCTCGGACCCATCCTGTGGGACTTCGACGTGCTCACGATGACGTTCTGGCGGCTAGGCCGCCGCATCCGGTGGGACGCCCTTGGGGGCGCCGCGCCGGCCGTGCCACACCTCCAACTGGCCGCCGCGTCCCAGGAGGCCGAGCACCCCCTGCTGGATCCCCTTCTGCAGCAGCACAGCGATCTCTTCGACGAGCCTCGGGGTCTTCCGCCCGCCCGGGTGTACGACCACCATATTCACCTTGTACCGGGTTCCACCCCCGTGGCGGTTCGGCCCTACCGCTACCCGCAGCTGCAGAAGGATGAGTTGGAGCGACAGTGTGCCCTTATGCTCACGGCAGGCATCATCCGGATCTCCACGTCGCCCTTCTCCACACCGGTGCTTCTCGTCCGCAAGATGGACGGCACGTGGcgtttctgcatcgactaccgcgccctGAACGCGCTCACGCTCAAGGACAAGTTTCCTATACCGGTGGTCGACGAGCTCTTGGATGAGCTCCATggggcgcgcttcttcaccaagctcgatctCCGCTCGGGCTATCATCAGGTGCGCATGCATccagacgacatcgccaagacggcGTTTCGCACCCACCAtggccacttcgagttcttggtgatgcccttcGGCCTCGCCAACGCCCCGGCGACTTTCCAGGCCCTGATGAACGACGTCCTTCGACCCTACTTACGGCggtttgtgcttgttttctttgatgacattcttatctacagCGCCACCTGGGCTGAGCACCTCCAGCACGTtgccattgtcttcaacgagcttcgggcgcaccacctccaccttaagcgctcgaagtgctcgttcgggacACCTACCGTCGCCTACCTCGGCCATGTCATCTCGGCCGACGGGGTGGCTATGGACGCTGACAAGGTGGCGGCCGTCTCTGCATGGCCGACGCCTCACTCGCCGCGGGCTCTCCGCAGGTTCCTCGGCCTCGCCGGCTACTACCGGAAATTTATCCGGGAGTTCGGGCTCATCGCGGCGCCCCTCATGCAGTTGCTTCGCCGCGACGCTTTCGCCTGGGACGACGAGGCGACGACGGCGTTCGAGGCCCTCAAAGGGGCCCTCTAGATAGGCCCCATCCTCCAGATGCCCGACTTCGACCGCCCGTTTGTGGTGGACTGTGACGCCTCGGGCGCCGGGTTCGGCGCCGTGCTTCATCAAGGCGATGGGCCCCTCGCTTTCTTCAATCGGCCCTTTGCTCCGCGCCATCTTAAGCTGGCGGCATACGAACGGGAGCTCATTGGCCTCGTACAGGTCGTTCGTCATTGGCGGCCGTACTTGTGGGGACGATCCTTCCACATTCACACGGACCACTACAGCCTGAAGTTCTTGCTGGACCAACGGCTATCGACCGTGCCGCAGCACCAGTGGATCAGCAAGCTCTTCGGCTTCGACTTCTCCGTCGAGTATCGGCCGGGCCGTCTTAACATTGTGGCCAACGCGCTGTCCCGTCGCGACTCCGACCTCGCTCCCTCCACCGATGAGTCCACCGAGGCGGCCCTGTGCATCCGCTCCGGGCCGACATTCAGTATCTTCGCCGACATTCGCCGCGCCACTGCGACGGCCGACGATGCCGTCCTTCTTCAGCAGCAGCTCACGGCCGGCGACCTGGAGGAGCCTTGGCGCTTCTCTGACGGACTGCTTCTTCATGGGCGCCGGATCTTTGTTCCGGCGCATGATGATCTCCGTCACCAGGTGTTACAGCTCGCCCACTCGGCGGGTCATGAGGGTGTGCAAAAAACCCTCCATCGTCTTCGCGCCGACTTCTACATCCCTGGCGATCGCGCCCTGGTCCGCGACTGGGTTCGGTCTTGTCAGACTTGCCAGCGCAACAAGACGGAGACCCTGAGGCCGGCTGGTTTACTTTAGCCTTTGGAGGTGTCGTCTCAGGTTTGGACGGATATatccatggacttcatcgagggccttcccaaggtgggcggcaagtcGGTCATTCTCACAgtggtcgaccgcttctccaagtacGCCCACTTCATCGCGCTCGGCCATCCATACACGGCGGCGTCAGTGGCCAGGGCCTTCTTCGACGGCATCGTCCGTCTCCACGGGTTCCCTGCTTCGATCGTCAGTGATCGGGACCCAGTGTTCACGGGCCATGTCTGGCGCGACCTTCTCAGGATGGCGGGTGTCCAGCTTCGCCTAAGTACGGCGTTTCATCCTCAGACAGATGGTCAGCCTGAGGTGGTTAACAACGtcattgccatgtatttgcgttgtgtgACAGGTGATCGGCCTCGCGCTTGGGTCGATTGGCTCTCTTGGGCgaagtactgctacaacacctcttaTCACTCCGCCCTGCGCGCGACGCCGTTTGAGGTGGTCTATGGTCGCCCACCCCCGCCTATACTTCCGGTGGACTCGGAGACGGCTCGGACGGAGGTTGCAAGTGACCTTATCCGCAGTCGTGACGAGATGCTTGCTGAGGTTCGTCAACGTCTCCTTCAGGCACAACAGctggccaagcactactacgacgaTCATCATCGCGAGGCGGAGTTTGCGGTGGGTGATTGGGTGTGGCTACGTCTTCTCCACCGCTCTACGCAGTCACTCGATCCGCGTGCGAAGCGCAAGCTCGGCCCTCGCTACGCCGGGCCCTTCCCTATCTTGGAGCGCATTGGGAAGGTGGCCTATCGTCTTTAGCTTCCGGCCCGCGCTcgcatccacgacgtcttccatgttGGGCTGCTCAAGCCTTTCCGTGGCGAGCCACCGGCGGCTCCTCCGGCGCTTCCTCCAATCGCCGATAGTCGCATTCTTCCCGAGCCAGCAAGGTGTTGCAGGCGCAGCTCCGTCGTGGCGTCTGGTTCGTCCTCATTCAGTGGGCGGGCCTTCCGGAGGAGGAGGCTACTTGGGAGCAGCGTGACGAATTCCGCCAACACTATCCagactttcagctcgaggacgagctgtttgcgcaggcggggagagatgttatgaccggacAGGTCTATACCAGGAAGAGGCCCACCGGgcattagtattaggggcttgtcccgcaagttatcttaggcaagttatcttaggctaaagttataaatactagttgtaagacaccgtttgagatcaagcaataaagatattataatcttctgttgcccggctccccaaggagccggaaccctagccgcctctcccaACCCTAGCCGCGACAGCGCCCGACCGCCGGCGCGCCCGCTCCAGCCTCCGTCCCCCTCCTCCCTGTCCATACAACCTACGCCCGAGGcctggtaggaaccctagtcctaccagaTAGGATGAAGTATAAAATCTAAAAATTAGATGTGCTAAATGTTCATGCACTGTGACCGGTTGACATTTTGGCCATACACTCGCTACAAGCTGTCGAGCTCCACTATTGTTGCTTAACGGGCAGAGGTGTTGCCCAAAGGGGCTAACTGACGTTCTTACATGAGAACaaaatgaaatgaacaataatactaAGTAAATGGCTGCTGGTTACAAATCCAACACCATGCTCGATCGCAATGCAAAAGCCAGCGACTTTTGACAACACAACCAAACAAGCGAAATTTGAGAAACCGCAATGCAACAAACCTCCAGGCCTCAAATTTGTAGGATCGGCATCTTTGAAGATCATTATTTTCTTCGGTGAGCAACGTGCCCGCGCTAGCCACCACCCTCTACGCATCCTCTTGCTTGTGTAGACCTGCCCAGTAGATGATGAACACACAAGCATCACATATGGGGATCAGAAGTTCCTGCTTTTGGTTTGGATAGTTAAAAGATGTGCGCACAAATTCAACGAAAACCGATTGAACCACAAAGAAGCAGGACAAAAGTAAGAAACCCGCCGCACAAAAACCGCCCCGCTGTTACTCCTGTCGTTATAGGCTGATTTGGCATGATATGATCTACTCACACAAGAATTATACACTTGGCCATGTTTGGGTTCTATTACATATGATCCACTTATATATAGTGCGACGCGGCTTAAAGAATATCCTCCTACCAACAGCCAAACGGCCATGGTTCCCAATCCACTCGCATAAACGATTGTATTTTACGTAATCAACTGGAATAACGTCTCCTGTTTCGTGAGCATTACAGAAAAGTAACTGTATCTATATGTGATGTGGGTACTGTTTTCTTTTGAAAGGGAGAAAATAGCTGCAGTGCTCTGAAACAACCACCCAGTCTCTGGGTGGAAGAATCATGTTCTTCCTACAGTCTGGCTGATACATTAATATGCTCGACCAGACTGACAAACCATATATGCCGAACATGCAGTAGGAACATAGGATATGTTTTAGTAAACGTAAGTCTAATCCAAGTGAAAATATCAAGCTATCTCAACCTCCAATTGTGATTATATAAAAACCCTTTTAAGGAAATTTTATGAATCCGAACAGTAGAGTGAATTTTTCCTAGTGGCAACAGGTTCAGAATACATCCTAGTTGAACCTAATATCCTACAAACTCATCCATATAAATATAAAAGCACTGATCAACACAAGCACGTACATCTTGCCTAAGTATTCCTTTTTTTTTCCTCTCGCGCCCCTTAAGCTCTCTGTATCGATCATGAAGTTCAGGAAAAGAAAGTTAAACTTACCTCGGTTCAAGTCACTGAGCAATAAAAAAAACTAACAGCAGCAACCCAAATCTGCTGAAGCTATGCTGAGGCAACAGGGCAGTGGCACACTTCATCCAACGGCTGAGAAAGCGAGTTGGAGTCACCGCGatgaattaatattttgttttaacTGAATAGATAGATACTATTTCTCATTTTTCTCTTCCTTTTCAGATTGATATGGTCGTAATCTGTCATGTGATTTAACAAGCAAAATGTTTGCATATAACTGCATGGTAACAGTAGCTAGGATAGTTACCCCTGTTGCTCATTAAGCACAATCAGAACACATACTTACATCACTAAACACCAATGATTAAAAGCTGACACATGGACTAGTCGTGCGACTAGTTCAGTTGGAAGACATTGCTAATTGCTAAACAATATAATTTGCCACTTTTTATGTCAGGATGGATAACGGGTCGAAGGTCTTAGTGTCATGTCAAAGCAACAAATTGGGCTGAATTTTGTGGCATTGCGAAATAGATACTAAACCAACGATTTCATACTGGCTACTTTTGCTGCCGAAACATATGTATCTGGTTTTGTGAACAACGGTGTTACATATGCAATCACTGAATAGTAGATAGATATGAAGAAAAGACATCTGGCTCCATGCAAGCTGTAGGTTGTAGCGGAACAACTTTGTATCCTTTTCTTCTTCATATGTTCCCAATAACAAATGTTAGTTCAAATTTCATTGGATTTCCTTGTTATTCATGGCACCTCCATTGGTTTGTTTTGAAGATTAATGAACTATGTAAATGATAAAACTAATTCATTTGTAGATCATGGATTAGTCCCACCTAGGTTACGTTTTCAAATTTGAAAGCTTCCAAACTAAAGAAAGGTCAACTATGATATTTAGAAAAAAAGATGATGAATCTTTAGAACAATAAGGGGAAAGAAAACAAAAGGTTAAGAAAAAAGACGTCCATTAGAAATATATTTCTAAGCAtaatcaaaatattgaacattgaACTGCAAACTTGGTAGTTAGTACTAACTGACGAAGTATTTCTAAGCATAATCTAAATactgaacattgaactgcaagcttAGTACTAcctgaaatatgatgggacagaaaaTACAATGAAACCAAAACAGGACATTCTAAATAAATGTTGCCATGGAAGCAGATCACGCTGATATTTTTAGTGGAAAACGACAAAGGGCTCTTCTGTTATGTCTGGTTTTCTGGGTCCTGGTTTGATCCAAAAGTTGGTCCACGCACACATCCGATTTCCATGATCCCCAACATTAGTTAGAAACACAAACATATGAGACTTCTCATTTTCAAAAATCAACTCTAAGGAATAACAAGAACATCATATCGGGGTTCAGGAATCAAGTTGTCAGTTACATCAAGAATTAGCAATGACGAAACTGGCATGTCATGGATATTATACTATCAAATATAGCCAACATCAAGTTAGGCAATGAATACTGGGACAAGAGTTACCAGCATACAATGCAGAGTGAAAACTTTGTTGCGCCATACACATGTTACAAATTTCCATAGCCTCTTCTTGGTTCATGTAAATCTGAAATTAGCTGGCACTTCCCCTTTGCAAGCAGTTGCATAGTCTTTAGCAAGGCGTGGTGCAGCCTTCTTGTGAGGACGTATGAAcctctccataaatactttgtcgcTCAGCATGACTATATTATAGTAGTCCCGGTACTGACCTAGCAATCCATTTGCCTTAAGGAACTTGATAACATAGTACCTGGGCCTGAGTCGGCCCTCCATGCTGTAAGAGAGCAATGCCGGGCGATGAGCAATGTACGCCGGTTCCAGCCCCATCTCGGACAGGAAGAACTCGGACCTTTGCTGCAGCGAGCTGTTTGACTTCCTCAGCACAATCGGAGCCTTACACACAGCATGGCTCACTTCGGCATCAGACCACTTGAATATCTTCTTCAAGAACTTCGCCTTGGCGGCGATCTTCTCCTCGCTTTTGAACGAGACGGCCTGCAGCGCTTGCCTAAACATCCCAGAGCCGCGGGGCACGCCTAGAGCTTCGGCGCATGCCACCATCTCCCGGACAAGCTCTGGATTCGCGGTGAGGATCCTTGGCACGACCATACACAGCTTGGCAATATCGCAAGCAGCTAGCCCGCACTCCCGCAGGAGCGCGACGTTGGGCTCGACGATCCTGTCGCGGTTGGATGTGAGCAGGTGGGAGCTCTTCCTGAGGGCCCGGAGGAAGTTCTCGGAGGAGCCGAAGAGGGGCAGGTAGTACTGCAGCTTGGGGACGACGGACTTGAACCGGAAGGGCTCGCCGGCGATGGTGGCGAGGAGCGCGACGTCGGAGCCGGACAGGCCGAGGCCGGTGAGCCCGACGACGTTGGAGGCCAGGGTCCGGTCCACGCGCGCGCAGAGCAGCCGCGGGTccttggcgacggcggcggcgatgtcggcgccggagaggccgaggccggcgaggaaggcgagcACGGCGTCGGGGTTGGCGGGCGACTTGAGGTGGGAGAGCTTCGTGGAGGCCTTGAGCGCCTGGGCTCGGGTGAGGCCGCAGGCGTCGACGAGGTACTCCTCCACGGCGAAGCGTTGGCTTTGGCTCGGGGAAatgggggccgcggcggcggagaggaggcggTGGGGCGAAGTGACGCGGAAGGCGGCAGGAGTTGAGAGGAGATGGGAGACGATGCAGCTCCGGAGGCGGAGCATGGCGCCGGCAgcgatggcggtggcggaggcggtggcggcggcggcggcggagggatttTGGGTAGGTTGCAGCTGCGTCTCGTCTGCTTGCTTGCCTGCCGTAACAGGCCGTGCCCGTACAGTTAATGTTCGCTTTTTTGCTGGGCCGAATTCGTTGTTTGGGCTCATGCAATCGTTGAGTGGGCTAGCCTGCCATCTTCTTCCTTCCGCGGGAAATGGGTTCCTCTTTCGCATGACTCTGTTTTAAATTTCCCATCTACATTCCAGTTTGGTATCATAGTAATGTTTATTATTTTATGAACTATGTTTTTTCGAATCATGTAGGCATATTATGTATTAAAAAAATGAGGAAAATACATTGTATATTTTTGTATGTTGTTACGGGCCATTTCATCATGCAGGTATCATGCTCATGCACATATAGGAGAGTACACCGTattaatttgctttattattagaaaAATGTCACGCAACAAACAATAGTTAGTGGTCAGTGCATGTTCAGCACCAAAATAAGATTAGTATTTTTAAGTTTAGGAAATGGTAGCCAACAATGAACTCCGCATACAGGCATGATAGTGGATAAAACAAGTGGTTGTAAAATGTTTTGATGGAGTGTTGTAGGCTCAAATGAACTGGAATTAGTGAGACATAAACATGTTATTTTATTATTTACTGGGATCATTTTAATGAAGCTCCATTTTGTACTACAAAAATAATTTGCTCCAATTTTTGTtatgtttttatttctttcttgt is drawn from Triticum dicoccoides isolate Atlit2015 ecotype Zavitan chromosome 6B, WEW_v2.0, whole genome shotgun sequence and contains these coding sequences:
- the LOC119326739 gene encoding uncharacterized protein LOC119326739 gives rise to the protein MLRLRESILSHILSSPSKAAFFPLSRLLSAPVSPNPSSFAVEEYLVDTCGLARPQALKASTKLSHLKSPANPDAVLAFLAGLGLSGPDVSAAVAKDPQLLCAKVDKTLAPVVDGLTGLGLSRSDIARLVSLAHAYFRCRSIVPKLHYYLPLLGSFHNFLRLLKHSPRLLSSDLDKVVKPNVVFLKECGLDDCHIAKLCIPVPRMLATNPERVRAMVACAERLGVPRGTGMFRQALRAVAFLNEEKIAAKVNYLKSTFRWSDAEVSIAVRKYPILLEKSKESLKRRSEFLFYKVGVEPVYIAHRPEIISYSMEGRLRPRYYVIKFLKQNGLLDRDLSLYSAVKMTEKVFVEKLICPHREAAPHLAEDYATACKGEMPNNFRFI
- the LOC119326526 gene encoding transcription termination factor MTERF8, chloroplastic-like; this encodes MLRLRSCIVSHLLSTPAAFRVTSPHRLLSAAAAPISPSQSQRFAVEEYLVDACGLTRAQALKASTKLSHLKSPANPDAVLAFLAGLGLSGADIAAAVAKDPRLLCARVDRTLASNVVGLTGLGLSGSDVALLATIAGEPFRFKSVVPKLQYYLPLFGSSENFLRALRKSSHLLTSNRDRIVEPNVALLRECGLAACDIAKLCMVVPRILTANPELVREMVACAEALGVPRGSGMFRQALQAVSFKSEEKIAAKAKFLKKIFKWSDAEVSHAVCKAPIVLRKSNSSLQQRSEFFLSEMGLEPAYIAHRPALLSYSMEGRLRPRYYVIKFLKANGLLGQYRDYYNIVMLSDKVFMERFIRPHKKAAPRLAKDYATACKGEVPANFRFT